ATGGGATTTCATAGAGCAGATGTTGACTGCCTTGAAGTTCCCTGAAAAATTTAAGCATTTGGTTATGACTTGTGTGAGgacacctcatttctcccttcAGCTGGATGGATCTCATTTTGGATATTTTGCTGGGAAAAGAGGGTTAAGACAAGGAGACCCCATTTCTCCCTTGCTCTTTACCATTTGTATGGAGTATTTGTCAAGGGTCTTGATGTATGCAACTCAGAATTGGTTCTTCAGATTTCACCCTCTCTGTAGAAGCCTTAAATTGACTCATTTGCTATTTGCAGATGATTTATTACTCTTCTGTAGGGGGGATGTTAGATCTATTATGCTACTACTTAGAGCCTTCTCTACATTCTCTGCTACTTCTGGACTGGTGGTGAATGAGGCTAAGTCTGAAGTAGTTTTTGCTGGGGTTTCTGATGAACTTAAACAGGATATCTTGCAGATCTCAGGGTTTCAAGAAGGTGGCCTTCCCTTTAGATATCTTGGCATTCCTATCCAGCCTGGTAGACTCACTAAACAGGACTGTAACATTCTGGTGGAAAGGATTGTTAGTAGAGTAAGAGGGATTGGGGCTAGGAAGCTTAGCTACTCTAGCAGATTGGTTTTGATTAATTCTATCCTCAATACTCTTCATAATTATTGGGCCTCCATTTTCCTGATTCCTAAAATGATCATCAGGAGGATTGTGGCCATCTGCAGGAATTTTTATGGGATGGGGGCACAGAGTACCAGAGGGCTCCTCTTGTGTCTTGGTCCACTGTGTGCTGCAGTAAAAAAACAGGAGGACTAGGTGTGAAAGATGCTGAAAGTTGGAACATTGCTAATGTTGGGAAGCTTGTAAATTGTCTCTACACTGATGCTGATAGGCTATGGGTTCAGTGGATTCATCATGTTTATCTGAAGGATGCTGACTGGTCTACCTATGTCCCTCCTTGTGACtccaattggaattggaggaacatTTGTAAGATCAGGTGCAAAATGAGTGCTGGCTATGTGGATAATTGCTGGGTAGCTGACCCTAAAGGTTACTCAGTAGGGTCTGGTTATACCTGGTTGCAGGAACAACACCCACTTGTGACTTGGTATTCTGATGTCTGGGATAGATGGAATATCCCTAAGCATGCCTTTATAGCTTGGTTGATTTCTCATAAGGCTCTCAATACACGGGAAAAGTTACATGCTCATGGGATAAGTGACTCTAAGAATTGTGTGCTGTGTGAGAATGGCATTGAAACTCACTCCCATCTTTTTGAAGACTGCTTATACAGTAAGCAAATTTTGGGACAAATAGAGACCTGGCTGCAACTTGCTTTAGACCCGGATAGGAGATGCTCTCAGTTGCAGCAACATGTTTGCAGAATGGCAAAATTGGCCTATTGGTACACCATCTGGTTGGAGAGAAACAAAAGTCGCCTGGACTTGCAGCTGACAGTACCTAGAATTATTGTTAAAGACTTGAAGAGACTGATTCATGCTCGAATCAGTCAGATGATCCAACAACCTGTTACTAGCCAAGATCAGCAATGGATTTCTAGCCTTGATATTTTATTTTAGCTGTGGTTAGTATTAGAAAATGTTGAAGTATGGCTGTAATTGAATTTTCTCTTTATTGATTAATGAAAAtctctcacatttcaccaaaaaaaaagatCAACCTCTTGTTTTATATATCACAgttaccgaaacagccatggggctatgctcgcacagactaTTGGAAAAGAataaagagctatctactaccttagtaagaagttcttggagtacgaaagtaagtatacacctctcaagaagacatgcctcgctcttgtgtgggcaacaaagaagctacgccattacatgcttagctactcggtcAAAGTGTATTTTAAAATGGATCccatcaaatacctcttcgagagacccgtcctcaatggacgcttggcaagatggagcTTAATGCTCGCAGTGTTCGATCTaaaatacgtacctttgaaagtcataaagggacgcggcgtggctgaattcttcgtagataatcctatcaacgatatggaagcaatagacatgtggtcatttgCAGATGAAGATATTTTACAAACCAGTAcggattcttgggatctttaatttgatggggcatccaatttgagaggatttggaataagagtgttgctcatttctcctgatggcgagcatacaccactttctgtcaaactcgacttcgaggtgacaaacaatgcagcAGAgcatgaagcttgcctcattgctctacaagcagcagtgagtttaggcatcaagaaccttcaagttcacggggactcatctttaatcattaaccaaatcactggatcctagaaaatccgaagtgaaagtctagcaccctatcatgctaggatagatcagattgctcaattcttcgatcaggtttgTTGGACCatagatatatgattagtttTTATAATGACAAGTAtgtactttatattatatatactcttgcttgtaattatttgtttagtctttaatagattgattaaagtttacaatttgagcaagtaatgttataggaATCTTGGCTATaatattgaagatttgtgaaggattgttcaagtaatgttatagttgcttaagctataacattgaagattctaaaagtgtcatagtaactgtaacaagtttcaagtatgatgatcactcaagcaaaaggctcgatcaagtctataacaagctcaagatgaagagcttatgataaAGATTGAAAGATGATCctactactgaagatctccaggaagattagctagtataggattTCGTCTAATAACGACATCTTAAGaagtaatattgggaaggtaaaaattatagctatttcacctataacttaaCTTACCAAACTTCAGGTTATAGCCATTCCTACTATAACCTTGGTTTGCATTttaaggcacgattttaatagttttaaaatcaattttcaaaaaataaaattcttcaaatatgTTTCGAAATCATGCGTGTATATGATGGAGATGAAATACGGTTTgtttagaatgaataatttacgttatcttattggttagtaaaacgacatATGGTCGTCATGCTACATTGCTACCTAGGGTTTACTAAATTATCTAAACCTAACCTTAATATACTCCTTGATATTTTGATCTAAGGTTTCGGCTAATATGGGCTTATGAGCTGTGTGGAGGCCGAATTAACTCCTTATACAAGTAAATAATATTAGGTCAAATCAATAATATATTgctactaggtagtatcccgcgcttcgcgcagcctgttttaaaattttattattataattaaagaAAAAATAACATAGTtaatatatgacctttaatatttttaattataaataaaaataaatcaatttttctcaaatttaattttttttatgtttaaattcaatgtttaaaataaaatacgtaccaatttaattaaaactaataagtgataattaattatgcatgatcaacgtttataaattattttgtaacttatcaaatatcatattaattaaaataaaatttattcgaacaatgcaacaatcaacattaagatctcaaattatatcatttcactatACGTTgtgttccaaatcaattaatatttggtcaaaatgatgtgaatataattttatgtaattttttatttttatgtataacgtgtgatatttaagtatcaaacatatagatttcaaactcaacttattcaaatgttttgattgtgtcttaCATGtattatgtgtcaaacatatctataagaattgCACCTGTTGTATTTTTAAACAgctatatataaatgatgttttAGAGTTTACCTATAAgtaaaataggttaaactttcttaaataatatttttt
The Silene latifolia isolate original U9 population chromosome 11, ASM4854445v1, whole genome shotgun sequence genome window above contains:
- the LOC141614454 gene encoding uncharacterized protein LOC141614454, whose amino-acid sequence is MITLIPKTDRPTSVKHFRPIACCNVIYKTISKIMCARLAVVLPDIISRNQGAFIQGRSILENILICQDLVRMYNRGNASPRCMFKLDLQKAYDSIEWDFIEQMLTALKFPEKFKHLVMTCVRTPHFSLQLDGSHFGYFAGKRGLRQGDPISPLLFTICMEYLSRVLMYATQNWFFRFHPLCRSLKLTHLLFADDLLLFCRGDVRSIMLLLRAFSTFSATSGLVVNEAKSEVVFAGVSDELKQDILQISGFQEGGLPFRYLGIPIQPGRLTKQDCNILVERIEDCGHLQEFLWDGGTEYQRAPLVSWSTVCCSKKTGGLGVKDAESWNIANVGKLVNCLYTDADRLWVQWIHHVYLKDADWSTYVPPCDSNWNWRNICKIRCKMSAGYVDNCWVADPKGYSVGSGYTWLQEQHPLVTWYSDVWDRWNIPKHAFIAWLISHKALNTREKLHAHGISDSKNCVLCENGIETHSHLFEDCLYSKQILGQIETWLQLALDPDRRCSQLQQHVCRMAKLAYWYTIWLERNKSRLDLQLTVPRIIVKDLKRLIHARISQMIQQPVTSQDQQWISSLDILF